From Dasypus novemcinctus isolate mDasNov1 chromosome 11, mDasNov1.1.hap2, whole genome shotgun sequence, one genomic window encodes:
- the VPS52 gene encoding vacuolar protein sorting-associated protein 52 homolog, whose translation MAAAATMAAAARELVLRAGASDMEEEEGPLGGGPGFQEPLQLGELDITSDEFILDEVDVHIQANLEDELVKEALKTGVDLRHYSKQVELELQQIEQKSIRDYIQESENIASLHNQITACDAVLERMEQMLGAFQSDLSSISSEIRTLQEQSGAMNIRLRNRQAVRGKLGELVDGLVVPSALVTAILEAPVTEPRFLEQLQELDAKAAAVREQEARGTAACADVRGVLDRLRVKAVTKIREFILQKIYSFRKPMTNYQIPQTALLKYRFFYQFLLGNERATAKEIRDEYVETLSKIYLSYYRSYLGRLMKVQYEEVAEKDDLMGVEDTAKKGFFSKPSLRSRNTIFTLGTRGSVISPTELEAPILVPHTAQRGEQRYPFEALFRSQHYALLDNSCREYLFICEFFAVSGPAAHDLFHAVMGRTLSMTLKHLESYLADCYDAIAVFLCIHIVLRFRNIAAKRDVPALDRYWEQVLALLWPRFELILEMNVQSVRSTDPQRLGGLDTRPHYITRRYAEFSSALVSINQTIPNERTMQLLGQLQVEVENFVLRVAAEFSSRKEQLVFLINNYDMMLGVLMERAADDSKEVESFQQLLNARTQEFIEELLSPPFGGLVAFVKEAEVLIERGQAERLRGEEARVTQLIRGFGSSWKSSVESLSQDVMRSFTNFRNGTSIIQGALTQLIQLYHRFHRVLSQPQLRALPARAELINIHHLMVELKKHKPNF comes from the exons ATGGCCGCCGCCGCCACCATGGCGGCAGCCGCCCGAGAGCTGGTGTTGCGGGCTGGCGCCTCGGatatggaggaggaggagggcccGCTG GGGGGTGGCCCTGGGTTTCAGGAGCCACTGCAGCTTGGGGAGTTGGACATAACCTCTGATGAATTCATCCTGGATGAAGTGGATG TTCACATTCAGGCAAACCTGGAGGATGAGTTAGTAAAGGAAGCTCTTAAAACG GGTGTGGATCTCCGTCACTATTCAAAGCAGGTTGAATTGGAGCTACAGCAGATTGAGCAGAAATCCATTCGAGATT ATATCCAAGAGAGCGAGAACATAGCATCTCTGCACAACCAGATCACAGCTTGTGATGCTGTTCTTGAG CGCATGGAGCAGATGTTGGGGGCTTTTCAGAGTGACCTCAGCTCCATTAGTTCTGAGATCCGGACACTGCAGGAACAGTCAGGAGCCATGAACATTCGGCTTCGAAATCGCCAGGCAGTGCGGGGGAAACTTGGGGAGCTTGTCGATGGCCTGGTGGTGCCCTCTGCTCTGGTCAC GGCAATTCTGGAGGCTCCAGTGACAGAGCCCAGGTTCTTGGAGCAGCTGCAGGAACTGGATGCCAAGGCAGCTGCAGTCAGAGAGCAGGAGGCTAGGGGAACGGCAGCCTGTGCAGATGTCAGAGGCGTGCTCGACCGGCTTCGGGTCAAG GCAGTGACGAAGATCCGAGAGTTCATCCTCCAGAAGATTTATTCCTTCAGAAAACCGATGACCAACTATCAGATCCCGCAGACGGCCTTGCTGAAGTACAG GTTCTTCTATCAGTTCCTGTTGGGCAATGAGCGAGCGACGGCAAAGGAGATCCGGGATGAATACGTGGAGACGCTGAGTAAGATCTACCTGTCTTACTACCGCTCTTATCTGGGGCGGCTCATGAAGGTGCAG tATGAGGAAGTTGCTGAGAAAGATGACCTAATGGGTGTGGAAGATACAGCAAAGAAAG GATTCTTCTCGAAGCCATCCCTCCGCAGCAGGAACACCATCTTTACCCTGGGGACCCGCGGCTCTGTCATCTCCCCCACGGAACTCGAGGCCCCCATCCTGGTGCCCCACACAGCCCAGCGGGGAGAGCAGAGG TATCCGTTTGAGGCGCTCTTCCGCAGCCAGCACTATGCCCTCCTGGACAACTCCTGTCGTGAATACCTCTTCATCTGTGAGTTCTTCGCTGTCTCTGGCCCGGCCGCACATGATCTCTTCCATGCCGTCATGGGCCGTACGCTCAGCATGACCTTG AAACACCTGGAGTCCTATCTGGCTGACTGCTACGATGCCATTGCAGTTTTCCTCTGTATCCACATCGTCCTGCGATTCCGCAACATTGCAGCAAAGAGGGATGTTCCCGCTCTGGACAG GTACTGGGAGCAGGTGCTTGCCTTGCTGTGGCCACGGTTTGAGCTGATCCTGGAGATGAACGTACAGAGCGTCCGAAGCACTGATCCTCAGCGCCTTGGGGGGTTGGATACTCGGCCCCACTAT ATCACACGCCGGTATGCTGAGTTCTCCTCTGCTCTTGTCAGCATCAATCAGACAATTCCCAATGAGCGGACGATGCAGCTGCTGGGACAGCTACAG GTGGAGGTGGAGAATTTTGTACTCCGAGTGGCCGCTGAGTTCTCCTCAAGGAAGGAGCAGCTTGTGTTTCTGATCAACAACTATGACATGATGCTGGGTGTGCTGATG GAGCGGGCTGCAGATGATAGCAAGGAAGTTGAGAGTTTTCAGCAGCTGCTCAATGCTCGGACACAG GAGTTCATTGAGGAGTTGCTCTCTCCCCCTTTTGGGGGTCTGGTGGCATTCGTGAAGGAGGCTGAGGTTTTGATTGAGCGTGGACAGGCTGAGCGACTTCGGGGGGAAGAAG CCCGGGTAACTCAGCTCATCCGCGGCTTTGGTAGTTCCTGGAAATCATCGGTGGAATCCCTGAGTCAGGATGTGATGCGCAGTTTCACCAACTTCAGAAATGGAACCAGTATTATCCAG GGAGCACTGACCCAGCTGATCCAGCTCTATCACCGCTTCCACCGGGTGCTGTCCCAGCCCCAGCTCCGGGCCCTCCCCGCGAGGGCTGAGCTCATCAACATCCACCACCTCATGGTGGAGCTCAAGAAGCACAAACCCAACTTCTGA